A stretch of the Coturnix japonica isolate 7356 chromosome 27, Coturnix japonica 2.1, whole genome shotgun sequence genome encodes the following:
- the NGFR gene encoding tumor necrosis factor receptor superfamily member 16, which produces MAGFVPLLLLLLPTGPTWGSKEKCLTKMYTTSGECCKACNLGEGVVQPCGVNQTVCEPCLDSVTYSDTVSATEPCKPCTQCVGLHSMSAPCVESDDAVCRCAYGYFQDELSGSCKECSICEVGFGLMFPCRDSQDTVCEECPEGTFSDEANFVDPCLPCTICEENEVMVKECTATSDAECRDLHPRWTTHTPSLAGSDSPEPITRDPFNTEGMASTLADTVTTIMSSSQPVVSRGTADNLIPVYCSILAAVVVGLVAYIAFKRWNSCKQNKQGANNRPVNQTPSPEGEKLHSDSGISVDSQSLHDQQQPNQSTQGPAPKGDGSLYASLPPSKQEEVEKLLSSSAEETWRQLAGELGYKEDLIDCFTREESPARALLADWSAKETATLDALLVALRKIQRGDIAESLYSESTATSPV; this is translated from the exons ATGGCCGGGTTCGTaccgctgctgctgctcctgctgccgACG GGACCCACCTGGGGCTCCAAGGAAAAGTGCTTGACCAAGATGTACACGACGAGCGGTGAATGCTGCAAAGCCTGCAACCTGGGTGAGGGCGTGGTGCAGCCCTGTGGGGTCAACCAGACCGTCTGTGAGCCCTGCCTGGACA GTGTGACCTACTCAGACACAGTGAGTGCCACAGAACCATGCAAGCCCTGCACGCAATGCGTGGGGCTGCACAGCATGTCTGCACCCTGCGTGGAGTCAGACGACGCCGTGTGCCGCTGCGCCTATGGCTACTTCCAGGATGAGCTGAGTGGGAGCTGCAAGGAGTGCAGCATCTGTGAGGTGGGCTTTGGCCTCATGTTCCCCTGTAGGGACTCACAGGATACGGTCTGTGAGGAGTGCCCTGAGGGCACCTTCTCAGATGAGGCCAATTTTGTGGatccctgcctgccctgcaccATCTGCGAGGAGAACGAGGTGATGGTGAAGGAGTGCACGGCCACCTCCGATGCTGAGTGCAGAG ACCTCCATCCACGCTGGACAACTCACACCCCATCCCTGGCAGGTTCTGACAGCCCCGAGCCAATCACCAGGGACCCCTTCAACACTGAGGGGATGGCCAGCACCCTGGCAGACACTGTCACCACCATCAtgagcagctcacagcctgTCGTGAGCCGTGGCACTGCCGATAACCTCATCCCTGTGTACTGCTCCATCCTGGCAGCCGTGGTGGTGGGGCTGGTGGCTTATATTGCCTTCAAAAG GTGGAACAGCTGCAAGCAGAACAAGCAGGGAGCCAACAACCGCCCTGTGAACCAGACGCCTTCCCCAGAGGGGGAGAAGCTGCACAGTGACAGCGGCATCTCGGTGGACAGCCAGAGCTTACACGACCAGCAGCAGCCCAACCAGAGCACGCAGGGACCAG CACCAAAGGGAGATGGGAGCCTGTATGCCAGCCTGCCACCCAGCAAGCAGGAAGAAGTGGAGAAACTGCTGAGCAGCTCGGCGGAGGAGACGTGGCGACAGCTGGCAGGGGAGCTGGGCTACAAGGAGGACCTCATAGACTGCTTCACACGGGAGGAATCGCCCGccagagcactgctggctgaCTGGTCAGCCAAGGAGACGGCCACTCTCGATGCCCTCCTGGTGGCCCTTCGGAAGATCCAACGTGGGGACATCGCTGAGAGCTTGTACAGCGAGTCCACCGCCACCTCACCTGTGTGA